TGCTGTCATGGAATTTGCGAATAAACATAATTTATGGGTCGTTGAAGATTGTTGTGATTCTCTTGGGGGCACATATGGCGGTAAAAAATTAGGGACTTTTGGCCATGTGTCTACATTAAGTTTTTATCCGGCTCATCATATTACGATGGGAGAAGGTGGAGCCGTTCTGACGGACGATCCTATGCTGAAAAAAGCAATGGAAAGCATTCGCGATTGGGGCAGGGATTGTTGGTGTTCCCCTGGATGCGATGATACTTGCCATAAGCGGTTTAATATGCAGTTTGGTGGGCTTCCGCAAGGCTATGACCACAAATACGTTTATTCTCATCTTGGATATAATCTGAAGATTACTGATATGCAGGCAGCTGTTGCTGATGCTCAAATAGAAAAATTGCCAGAATTTATAGCGATAAGACGGCGTAATTATAAATTGCTCATGGAAAAAATGTCTCAATTTCAAGAATATTTTATTTTGCCAGAACTTACACCTAAAAGTGATCCTTCTCTGTTCGGATTTTTATTAACCGTTAAAAAAACAGCTCCTTTTACCCGTAATGAAATTACTCAATATTTGAATGAAAAGAAAATAGGAACACGCTTATTATTTGCTGGAAATCTGACAAAACAACCCTATATGAAAAATGTACAATATAGAGTTGTTGGTAATTTGGCAAATACAGATGTTGTGATGAATAATACCTTTTGGATAGGTCTTTATCACGGCATCACTCCTGAAATGATCGATTATGTGGTTGATTCTTTCAAAATATTTATCCA
Above is a window of Brevinema andersonii DNA encoding:
- the rfbH gene encoding lipopolysaccharide biosynthesis protein RfbH; the encoded protein is MENKLKEQIIALTKEYAKEKFSSESFMPRKTNIPISGKVFDYHEVCNLVESALDFHLTTYRFNASFEKKLREFVGVKYALTCNSGSSANLLALSAMTSPLMKEKQILPGSEVITVAAGFPTTVNPILQNRLIPVFLDITLPTYNIDISMLEKSLSSKTRAIMLAHTLGNPFDLDAVMEFANKHNLWVVEDCCDSLGGTYGGKKLGTFGHVSTLSFYPAHHITMGEGGAVLTDDPMLKKAMESIRDWGRDCWCSPGCDDTCHKRFNMQFGGLPQGYDHKYVYSHLGYNLKITDMQAAVADAQIEKLPEFIAIRRRNYKLLMEKMSQFQEYFILPELTPKSDPSLFGFLLTVKKTAPFTRNEITQYLNEKKIGTRLLFAGNLTKQPYMKNVQYRVVGNLANTDVVMNNTFWIGLYHGITPEMIDYVVDSFKIFI